One genomic segment of Hevea brasiliensis isolate MT/VB/25A 57/8 chromosome 3, ASM3005281v1, whole genome shotgun sequence includes these proteins:
- the LOC110633712 gene encoding uncharacterized protein LOC110633712, with product MSDMGDANKKSSCSGDSSKSKKKLRRGRNGCESLADKLDNWKKRNKFVEIRKPPSKGSRKGCMQGKGGPENQTCSYRGVRQRIWGKWVAEIREPAGKTSLLNAAPGHRHWLGTFATAIEAARAYDYAAKAMYGSNAILNFPGYSLETESRATLNGCDDFPVEKSKTHCSGVDGFKERNEKLGSCGIFVVDESNEKLDKSQVAESNSIELKDEECISRTDCRSFKDVKAKPMMPVKEMKAEFAQVMEYPGHYSINHKFDFLQSKSKNVKAELSTDHECSNEIDVLTPTIEEIEEELGRSIESNQYDGFNSMHMPLNDVEKLMMRKVMEREFPGMESGYCNRFEVRHDNMSNDFIDMNCYTGIDLKLSKHMDGTENSALKGEKILDHDHFELGSTNCQQSTWPSNLSSHLQNPRTNLQESSNHTEEANRHLDCNFNLLEPDFNWGSMEEPGLIELWDFGL from the coding sequence ATGAGTGATATGGGGGATGCAAACAAGAAGAGTTCTTGTTCAGGGGATAGCAGCAAAAGCAAGAAGAAATTGCGGAGGGGACGCAATGGCTGTGAATCGCTGGCGGATAAACTTGATAACTGGAAGAAGCGAAATAAATTTGTTGAAATTCGCAAGCCTCCATCCAAGGGCTCCCGAAAAGGTTGTATGCAAGGAAAAGGTGGGCCAGAGAACCAGACTTGCTCATATAGAGGTGTTAGACAAAGAATCTGGGGCAAATGGGTTGCAGAAATTCGAGAACCTGCTGGAAAGACTAGCTTATTGAATGCTGCACCAGGGCATAGGCACTGGTTGGGTACATTTGCTACTGCCATTGAAGCAGCTAGAGCTTATGACTATGCGGCAAAGGCTATGTATGGTTCTAATGCTATCCTTAATTTCCCTGGCTACTCTTTGGAAACTGAGTCTAGAGCAACATTGAATGGCTGTGATGATTTCCCTGTTGAGAAATCAAAAACCCATTGCTCAGGAGTTGATGGATTTAAAGAACGAAATGAAAAATTAGGTTCTTGTGGGATTTTTGTTGTTGACGAATCAAATGAGAAACTTGATAAATCACAAGTGGCAGAGAGTAATTCAATAGAGTTGAAAGATGAGGAATGTATTTCAAGAACTGATTGCAGATCTTTTAAAGATGTTAAAGCTAAACCAATGATGCCGGTGAAAGAAATGAAAGCAGAGTTTGCACAAGTTATGGAATACCCTGGACATTACAGCATCAATCATAAATTTGACTTCTTGCAGAGTAAGTCCAAAAATGTGAAAGCTGAATTAAGCACTGATCATGAGTGTTCCAATGAAATCGATGTCCTTACGCCCACAATTGAAGAAATAGAAGAAGAGCTTGGGAGAAGTATTGAATCAAATCAATATGATGGGTTCAATAGTATGCATATGCCCTTAAATGATGTTGAGAAGCTGATGATGAGGAAAGTAATGGAGAGAGAATTTCCAGGAATGGAGTCCGGTTACTGTAATCGCTTTGAGGTTAGACATGACAATATGAGCAATGATTTTATAGATATGAACTGCTATACAGGAATTGATCTTAAGCTGTCTAAGCACATGGATGGCACTGAGAACTCTGCACTGAAAGGAGAGAAGATTTTGGACCATGATCACTTTGAATTAGGCTCTACGAATTGCCAGCAGAGCACTTGGCCATCTAATCTTTCTTCTCACTTGCAGAACCCAAGAACCAATCTACAAGAAAGCTCCAATCATACAGAAGAAGCAAACAGACACTTGGATTGCAATTTCAATTTGTTGGAGCCTGACTTTAACTGGGGTTCAATGGAAGAGCCTGGATTGATTGAACTATGGGATTTTGGATTGTAG